A region of Schistosoma mansoni strain Puerto Rico chromosome 1, complete genome DNA encodes the following proteins:
- a CDS encoding putative solute carrier family 33 (acetyl-CoA transporter, which produces MGVYNLQATFSLSSWPFSLKLLWAPIVDSIYINFIGRRKTWLIITQYAIGIELLVLASYIDDWFGRDPNKAWSQLGSHHSVDIIPLTITFFVLTFLTATQDIAVDGWALTLLSKLLSNCMFIPILHFIPNFRIISNDTLMKNDWNMTTLNNFTTNTNDTLMLMKNKPTYSFQWIFYVILISGFLFDRITALIVFLQFQAFSVKISDPVIGGTYMTLLNTVQNIAGALGNTICLALIEPLTIRSCTKNGSHTGIHTNASGTFLNGSLVTKNTTCHALDGNNITLLALILKLCLEVQHINSYISLRFME; this is translated from the exons ATGGGTGTCTATAATTTACAAGCAACATTTTCATTATCATCTTGGCCTTTCTCTTTGAAACTTCTCTGGGCTCCGATAGTTGATTCGATTTACATCAATTTTATTGGAAGACGGAAGACGTGGCTCATAATAACTCAGTATGCAATTGGAATTGAGTTACTTGTGCTAGCAAGTTATATCGATGATTGGTTTGGACGAGACCCCAACAAAGCGTGGAGTCAGCTAGGATCACATCATTCAGTTGATATAATACCCTTAACCATAACATTTTTCGTACTTACATTTCTGACAGCTACACAAGATATTGCGGTTGATGGCTGGGCCTTGACACTACTATCAAA GTTATTGTCAaattgtatgtttattccaaTTTTACATTTTATACCGAATTTTCGAATAATTTCAAATGATACTTTAATGAAGAATGATTGGAATATGACAACATTAAATAATTTTACAACTAATACTAATGATACATTAATGTTAATGAAAAATAAACCAACTTATTCATTTCAATGGATATTCTACGTAATATTAATAAGTGGCTTCCTTTTCGATAGAATTACAGCATTAATTGTATTTTTACAATTTCAAGCGTTTAGTGTCAAAATAAGTGATCCAGTTATTGGAGGAACCTATATGACATTATTGAATACTGTCCAAAATATTG CTGGTGCTTTAGGAAATACTATCTGTCTCGCTCTAATAGAGCCTTTGACGATTCGTTCATGTACGAAAAATGGAAGTCATACTGGAATACATACAAACGCTAGTGGGACATTTTTAAATGGTTCATTGGTTACTAAGAACACCACTTGCCATGCTTTAGATGGAAATAAC ATAACATTACTAGCTCTTATACTGAAGTTATGTCTCGAAGTTCAACACATTAATTCTTACATTTCTTTACGTTTTATGGAATAG